The following proteins are encoded in a genomic region of Triticum dicoccoides isolate Atlit2015 ecotype Zavitan chromosome 1B, WEW_v2.0, whole genome shotgun sequence:
- the LOC119312991 gene encoding S-type anion channel SLAH2-like, whose translation MASREVRVQMAGVLDGKPRCAPSPETLLVRVPSRAAGGAGRTAKDSAVASHADTPCSVSFSVPGSPSGLHLAQLGMPPFVRGNDADVGAARVAPSESKVELVHYPAVPQLLKQARHHSQPSLVVRGGGEVPAMLRSDSTRERDRRFDHFKTFSGRLERQLSSLRGVPQDIDVEHGAASKISEEDTNEDNEVPTADRYFAALEGPELETLRSIEVAVLPKDETWPFLLRFPISAFGMCLGVSSQAMLWKTLQSEPSTKFLHVHPVVNHVLWWVSVALMVVVSITYLLKIVFYFEAVRREFHHPVRVNFFFAPWIACLFLVKGVPHPVWEIHHAVWYVLMAPILCLDLKIYGQWMSSGERRLSKVANPSNHLAVVGNFVGALLGATMGLRELPIFFFAIGLAHYAVLFVTLYQRLPTNVQLPKELHPVFFLFVAAPSVASMAWTRISGEFSDGARLLYFVSLFLYMSLVVRVNLFRGFRFSLAWWAYTFPMTSVALATVLYASEVDNMLTRALAVGLSGIAVVTVTGVLATTMYHAFVRKDLFPNDVSIAITRRRPKFSKILAHLRSSGSDVKELVLSIPNLNSNSNSKQGAYSDDSGSNSRTSDGLGESPMAHGHGRAEC comes from the exons ATGGCGTCCAGGGAGGTCAGAGTCCAGATGGCGGGGGTACTGGACGGCAAGCCGAGGTGTGCTCCGTCCCCGGAAACGCTTCTCGTTCGTGTCCCCTCGCGGGCCGCCGGCGGCGCGGGCAGGACGGCCAAGGACTCGGCCGTGGCTTCTCACGCTGACACGCCGTGCTCTGTCTCGTTCAGCGTGCCGGGCTCGCCGTCTGGGCTCCACCTCGCGCAGCTTGGCATGCCGCCGTTTGTCCGTGGAAATGATGCCGACGTGGGCGCTGCTCGGGTGGCGCCGAGCGAGTCGAAGGTCGAGCTGGTCCACTACCCGGCGGTGCCGCAGCTGCTGAAGCAGGCACGACACCACTCGCAGCCGTCCCTGGTGGTCAGAGGCGGCGGCGAAGTGCCGGCGATGCTGCGGAGCGACAGCACGCGGGAGCGAGACCGACGGTTTGACCACTTCAAGACGTTCTCTGGCCGCCTTGAGCGCCAGCTCTCCAGCCTCCGCGGGGTGCCACAGGATATCGACGTCGAACATGGTGCGGCGTCGAAGATCTCAGAAGAGGACACCAACGAGGACAACGAAGTGCCCACCGCCGACCGCTACTTCGCCGCGCTCGAAGGCCCCGAGCTCGAGACCCTTCGT TCGATAGAAGTGGCGGTGCTGCCTAAGGACGAGACATGGCCGTTCCTGCTCCGGTTCCCCATCAGCGCCTTTGGGATGTGCCTTGGCGTGAGCAGCCAGGCCATGCTCTGGAAGACTCTGCAGTCTGAGCCCTCCACGAAGTTTCTTCACGTGCACCCGGTTGTCAACCACGTCCTCTGGTGGGTCTCCGTCGCACTCATGGTGGTCGTCTCCATCACCTACCTCTTAAAGATCGTCTTCTACTTCGAGGCCGTCCGCCGTGAGTTCCATCACCCTGTGCGCGTCAACTTCTTCTTTGCGCCATGGATCGCCTGCCTCTTCCTCGTCAAGGGTGTGCCACATCCTGTGTGGGAGATCCACCACGCCGTCTGGTACGTGCTCATGGCGCCCATCTTGTGCCTCGACCTCAAAATCTACGGGCAGTGGATGTCTAGTGGTGAGCGACGCCTCTCTAAGGTGGCCAACCCATCCAACCACCTTGCAGTCGTCGGCAACTTCGTAGGCGCATTGCTTGGCGCTACAATGGGCCTTCGGGAGCTTCCtatcttcttcttcgccattgggtTGGCCCACTATGCCGTGCTCTTTGTCACTCTCTATCAGCGGCTCCCCACCAATGTGCAGCTTCCCAAGGAGCTCCACCCAGTGTTCTTCCTTTTCGTCGCTGCACCTAGCGTCGCATCCATGGCGTGGACAAGGATCTCTGGCGAGTTCAGTGATGGTGCTAGGCTCCTTTACTTCGTCTCGCTATTCCTCTACATGTCGCTGGTGGTACGCGTCAACCTCTTTCGGGGGTTTAGGTTCTCCCTGGCATGGTGGGCATACACATTCCCGATGACTAGTGTGGCCTTGGCGACAGTGTTGTATGCATCCGAGGTTGACAACATGCTGACACGGGCACTGGCAGTCGGGTTGTCAGGAATCGCTGTTGTCACAGTCACCGGCGTGCTAGCCACAACCATGTACCACGCCTTCGTGCGCAAGgacctcttccccaacgacgtatCCATCGCCATCACGCGGCGAAGGCCCAAATTTAGCAAGATCCTTGCACACCTTCGGTCGTCAGGCTCTGATGTCAAGGAGCTTGTTCTCTCCATCCCAAATCTCAATTCCAATTCCAATTCCAAGCAGGGCGCATACTCTGATGACTCGGGCTCCAACTCAAGGACGAGCGACGGTCTCGGCGAGTCTCCAATGGCACACGGGCATGGAAGAGCAGAGTGTTAG